Within Spinacia oleracea cultivar Varoflay chromosome 4, BTI_SOV_V1, whole genome shotgun sequence, the genomic segment TTCCTTGGTTTGGCCTTTTAGCTCCTCCATGGTTTTGATTATCATTTTTCCTTTTATCACCAACATTTTGCGCTTCTCGAAGTAATACAACTCGTTCAACATTaactgcaatatcaaccatatcttgataggaagtaaacctttgagtTGCCAACCTATCTTGGTACTTCAAATGAAGACCTCGCTCAAAACGGTTCATCCTAGATTGTTCTGTCGATACCAGCTCCGGTGCAAATCTTGACAATTCCATGAACTTGTTTGCATATTCCATAacactcattgttccttgttgcaagtgtaaaaactcgtcttccttttgtttcctcagggatggtggataaaacttatctcttagtaacttttgcagttcggtccaaccaaatctaggctcattcttcctttccttattaactttccaccataaacttgcttgacccgttaagtaaaacacggcgaaatcgactctccattccttaggacattgcaaggtttcaaacaactgatctatgcgattaatccaatcctcgaatTCTACAGGGTCGGGCTTGCCATCATAAGATGGTGGGTTCAgggatgaaaacttcttgaacatTGATGCATTTTCGTTCGCATTCGTCGATTTCTGTTTCTGAGTATCTTTGATTAATTCAGCTAACATCGTGCTAACGGTTTCTAATCGTTTCATCCTTTCTTTGTGATCTTCGATAGGTTGATCGTCATAGGGATCATCGTGGGCAACATCCTCGTAGATAGCGTCATCGTTGACATGGACGTTGTGCTCGTTGTGGGCTCCATCGTTAATATCGTTAGTCACCTCgatagtcgacattctgcataacatgctcaatcaggaaaacatacataataggaaaataatcccttttcagtccgttcctacactcacactcatttcattttaacatgattctaacatattctttttaacttattccttaaaattctttgcttaaagcctattgaattctacaacgcgcaaaacccgtaaggtttagcacttatggtccagaaccttggctctgaataccaaaatgtaacgccccgacctctaattcaattatttaatcataattagcagcggaattaacctaattcggtcgggacattacccgccGTAACTCACTCTTAGGAGTTAccaggcaaccatcaatcataagttaTTAAACTCCAGAATTAACATGATAATCCTTcttaattccttaataaaagtacataacttaatcaagaatctttacttaaacttgttacaacttaacattaacttaggtaaacttggtaatagtgaaatcctcgccactactcgtttgcgtggtccccagcagtacctaaaacggaaaacaaaacggtgagccgaagactcagtaacaagttaccctagcatcgtaacatcatttcaattcattttatttaataaacagggagaatagaatatagtaaaacatttaataaatcaatatttcagaagcatcatttcaaaaacatcatttcaggaacattaatttcaggaacgtcatttcattaatctttttccttttaacagtatttattctggtcgtcatgactttacaggaaaacatggtaggacgtctcctacgaacaggggaagccggtgcttcataacagggggagtcaatgctccataacaggggaagccagtgcttcatttcagggggaaccttggttccatatcaggggaagccagtgcttcttatcagggggaaccttggttccatatcagggaaagccagtgcttcttatcagggggagcctgggctccatatcaggggaacttgaccagttcttacacttttatttatcatgtttacatttcttttaatcgaacattaatcaggaaaatctcaatcgttcagggtggttcaataaaccattaaatctcgttatttcataaaatcatttctttcaggaataataattcattaaatcaatactttgcataaagctgcattatcgtaaaacaattcaatcaaatcatacttgtaatcccgcaattcataaaacatcattataaaacataaatcattcataacatcattcataaatacatttcgaagggaatgcgggtactagcaataaccgttacctcaattccacgatttgacaggcctttttccttggtcgttcgtcctgagctccgagttcgatttctttcaaaattattgaattagtattaaaacgataaatactttaaaaccaataatgaattcataaatagtgaattttgaaataataaatttaataagaaatataacttttataaattactgaaaatattattaagcaACATTTcgatcaaaatatatatatatggatttcataaatatatttacatgaaatattatttaattttaacaaaactattacttaaatcaaaatttcaggcgaaatataaatttgaaattattatttaaattcatatgattagaaataaataataattgattttttttttttcataaaatattaacATTAGAACTAAAAGAAATAAGGCTCACTTAGAGATATTGGGCCAAAGTAAATGGATTTGGGCTTGACTTGGGAAGTTAAAAACAACGTTCCTAAATTGGAACGTGGTTCCTGGAAAAACAACCGAAGCAGAGCAAAGCAGGGGAAGGCAGCAACAGGGAGCACGACagagggaggagagaaaaacgGGGAGTTAGGCGGTGGCCGGCGACGGATAAAGGTGGTGAGTGATGGTGGCTGAACGGTGGTGGTTGTGGCGGCTGCGCAGTTTGCGCGGAGGAGAGGAGGCAGGGAACTGGGCGCGGAGGAGAGGGACGACAAAGGGGAGGTTGGGCGGCGAGTCTGTGACCGGAGGAGGGCTGCGCACCGGAGCGAAAGGAGCAGCGCGCCAGTACGGCGGCGCTGGTGGCTGAGCGCGGAGGAGAAGTTGGGCGCGGGTGAGAGGAAAGCAGGGAGGGCGAGTGAGAAGGAGAAATAGGCGTTAGTGTGGTGGCCGGTGTTGGTTTCAACCGTAGTGGTGAACGGAAAAAGGGGCAGAAGGCGGCGGGGGTGGTCTTTCGTCGGTGGTCTTGCCGGCGGCAgtcagtggtggtggtggctcaGAATCGAAATGAAGGTAAGGAAAATAGTGAAAAACTCTATGATTCTTGAATGGttaaaacttgaatttgaatGGTGAATTTAACTTGAATTTTCTGGTTAATTTGACAGCTATTTATAGGGATTAATGGTGGTTAATGACATAAGTGATGACCTCCATTGAAGCTCAATTGTATGACAAATGTCAAGAGAAATCAAGAATATGGTGACTAAGGCATTAGAATTCAGATTAGTGTCATGAGATTGATGACTCAATTTGATATGAAATATGGTGATGACAGTTGAAAAGTTAGCTTGGACTTCCATGGCAAAGATacgtgaagaagaagaaaaagagagaagaagaaactggtttttgatttctttggggaACTAAGGGCAGTTTAGTAATTTCAAAAATCATGAATAAATTTCAGAATTTCTattgttatttttttgaatattaaATGAAAATAGAATAATGACtttgaataaaattaatttccgtaataattattttataaagtgttaataaaataaatttagtaaaTATAATTTGCGTTGAAtaaaaatgttaaattattttataaatgacGAAATAAGATTTTAACAAAAAGTATAGCTAAGCTCgttaatatgaaattaaattataaaatctcaaaataaataaatcgtgcAACAGTGTTAAAAATTAAAGTGAAATAAaactttgttaattaaaataaagttcaaatttaggatttaaaacgattttaagctaaataaaaataattaagcataattaactgagttttaaaaattcggggtattacatacaAGGTGTTTGATTCCGAGAAAGAACGCTCTTTTGATGCCTTCACGAAGTGCCAAAGCTTCCGCTAACAGAATTCCCGATTTGGAACCAATGAATTTGGCGCCAGCTAGATCAAGGGTACCAAGATGGTTTCTAATAACGAAACCCAAAGCCGAATTCCAATTTGAATGGAGGGAACTATCAAAGTTTAATTTGAATTGATTAGGAGATGAAGGGGCTTGTCAAAAGATTTCTTTTGCCTTTAAAAGAGGGATGACTAGCCTGGAATTTCCAAATCCACAAATTTTGTAAATGACCAATCTTTGTATAGTTTTCTAATCAGCCCAGCCCCTTAAGTAAGGGTGAAAGTTTCATTTCTAAAAGTTAtactactcccttcgtcccggaatactcgcaactgtttgactggacacgtttgtcaatgcataaCTTTGACTATCGAtatttcaattatatattataaaaacttataaaatattaatattttgatgtatatatattaagatgaagccaaaaatatattatatgctaacacttattttaatatactataaataaaatagggtcgaaatgaattatgtgaatagtgcaaaaagtcaaatgttataagtattccgggacgaagATAGTATTACGGATGAACAGTCCACCCGTGCAAAGTACGTACCTGGTGTCACGTGTAAATGTTACGGTCTTAGTATATGTTAATGATTAGAAATAGTTTGTAATCATAATGAAAAGTAAGCTTATCCTTCCGTAAATGGATTTATACTCCATATATCCTACTAATAGAAACTACAATCACGATATTATAGAAAATAAACTGATTAATGGATTATCGTATTCGTACAAAATTATTGATAAATCGATTATCAAATACACAACATTTTCATTACGTGTACATGGATATATTATGATCCTACGACGTCACAAATTATCTATCTAAAATTGAGTAAACTGTACtgaaggtccctaaactttgccaaaaggagcagttaggtccctcaagtttcaaaatgagcatttaggtccctcaaaatggatggaaaacgctgctttttgttttccgtcactaacgtccgttaaaatgcatttaataatattaaaaattattaaaataaaaggagaattaatatacacgtagattaatgattgaaaacagatgattttgatgaaaataaGCGTTTTCCAATCACTTAGCCTTTTCAACTTACTTTTTCAATGTGTACACGTGGAAACCCTTCCAACTTCCCTCGTTTTTTCTGGTTCCTTCCTAATAATGTTTTGGCGGTAATTTTTTACTGTTCCCAACCCTATTTCcccccttttcacttcctatttatatggtccccccccccccccccccccattttcACTCTCAGTTGTCTTTTTGCCATTTACTCACTCAAACACTTAAGAGAATTAGAAGTTATTACTCTGAGTTAGTAATGCTGAAAAAACTAGCAGAAAGTAAATTAGAAGGTGGTCTGAATTTGGGGGATGACTTTGATGGATACAGTGACTTAGACAGCCCTAGTGAGTCAGAAGATGAGGATGATGTTGGTTACTTAGTTGCACCACAACACCATAAGAGGGGGAGAGGGAAACAGAAGCAAAACGACACTGAAACTGAAGAGAGGGAAGCCACTTTTTATGTTGGGCAACAGTTTGAGAATCCAAAGACATTTAGGAAAGcaatcatagattattcaattgATAAAGGAAGAAACATTCCATTTTCTAAAAATGATTCCACTAGGGTTTGTGCAGAGTGTGAGCACAAAGATAAAGGTTGTAAATGGAGAATTTGGGCTTCATGGGAGAGAGGAAGAAGGTCATTTACAGTGAAAACATTTGTCAGTGAGCACACTTGTGGTAGGACACCTATCATTAAGAAGATGACTTCACATTGGATTGCAGAACACTACCAGAATCTGTTTAAGGTTAACCCTTACATGAGAGTGCAAGATATTCAGGAAACCATTTGGTTAGAAAAGGGTATAAGGGTGAGCAAAGACAAGGCTGCCAGGGCTAGGAGAAGGGGTCAAGCACTCATTGTTGGTGAATACAAAGAGCAGTATGCATTACTCCCAAGGTATGCAGCTGAGATACTAAGAAGCAATCCAGGGAACACAGTGAAGTTGAAGTTGGATGCAAATGTGTTTGACATACTGTATTTGTGTTTTGAGGCACTTAGGAAAGGGTTCTTGGCAGGATGCAGACCTTTCATATCACTTGATGGATGTTTCTTAAAGGGACCATTTGGGGGTCAATTGTTAGTAGCAGTAGGGAGGGATGGAAACAATCAAATGTTCCCTTTGGCTTGGGCTGTTTGTGAGGTTGAGAGCACTGACACATGGAGTTGGTTTCTAGAACTTCTAGCTACTGATTTAGGCACTAGTGAAGGAGCAGGGTACACTTTCATGTCTGACCAACAAAAGGGTTTACTTGCTGCTGTGTCAAATGTGTTTCCACAAGCTGAAAGTAGGGTGTGTGCAAGGCATGTGTACTGTAACTTTAGgggagtgtttggaggtggtTTAGAGTACAGAAAACAATTTTGGACTATTGCAAAAAGCAACACAGTAAATCACTTCAATGAAAACATTGAAgtaatgaggggtatttcacaTGAAGCTGCTGAAGACCTACTGAAAAGGAACTACAAGAAATGGTGTAGGGCATTCTACACTCCATTATCTTGTTGTGACAGTGTAGACAACAACATGAGTGAGGTGTTTAATGCATACATCTTGAGTGCAAGGCACAAGCCTATTATTACCATGTTGGAAGATATCAGAGAGGGTTTGATGGAAAGACTGCATAAGAAAAGAGATTTCATTGGGAAAAAGGAGATAATGTTGTGTCCTAGGATCCAAATTCAGTTAGAGAAACACAAAATTTGGGCTAGGGGTTGGAATGCATACTGGGATGGTGGGTTTTGCTATGGAGTAAGAGAAGGTGCAACACAGGTTAAGTATGTGGTGGATCTGAACCAACATACTTGCAGTTGCAATGCATGGCaggtgagtgggattccatgcaaacatgcaattgttgctatatggaataaagtagaccACCCAGAACAATATGTCAATGCATATTTCTGCAAACAGACCTACATGAAGGCATATGAATTTTTGTTAGAGCCTTTAAATGGTCCTCAAGAGTGGCCTACTTCTGATAGCATTGTTGTGGCTCCAAAGGTGAAAAAGGTCAATGGAAGACCTAAAACAAAGAGGAGATATGGTGTTGGAGAGGTAACTGCATCTGGTAAGCTGAAGAGAACAGGTTGTTCTATGAAATGCAGCTTATGTGGTGTGATAGGCCACAACAAAAGGGGTTGCAAGAATGCCcctaagcaacaacaacacaacaatCATGCTACTGCAGAGCAGACCACACCACAGCAACAACACCCAAGAACCAGTTCAGCTATACCAATGCACAATAGGGGTGTGGGTATTTATACCTACCCAAATGGGTATCAAAGAATAGCTACTGTAAGTCATTCAATatactcaaattctttcttacaTGTTACTTTACTGTACTGAAGCCAACTTGTtcctaatttgttttaattaatgcaGCCTATATCACAACACTTCCCCACACCACAGAGGCAAAGACCTCCTGCAGCTTTCTATTCTGATCATGGGGGTGAGCAAACCATCTACTCCTTCCCTGCACATGACTTCCCATTGTCACAGACTCAACCAAGTCAAGGACACACAATATCAAGCCAAGCATTGCAGGATCTTGCAATGGCTAGAAGATTAGAAAAAAGACCATGAGGTtagattttattgaatttaaagtcTTCATTACATTTCATTAGTGCAGATCATTACATTTTACCTACCCACTTAACCCACTTAACTTAAAATAAACCAGATAAAAAAAACAGAACCACTAGGATTACAACCCACACTTCACATTTCACACTAATAGGTCTTCTCATCTTGCTCATCACATAGTCTGCCTCCCTCTTCCTTGCATAATTGTTAGCTTCACTAAGTTTTGTCCTAAAACTATCAACTTCAGCAGCAAGGCTTTGTTTATCTTGCATTAACCCTAGTATGACAATTGTTTGCCAAGTTGTTGGTTCTTGTTCATCAATCCATCTAAAAAAAATGCAACCCCTTCTGTTTGTTTCAACATCATAATCTGGACAAGCAATGAACCTCCTTCCAGGATTTTCTTTTGTCCATGCCTTTTGAATGGATACTGTGAATCCACAGTAGCACCTCTTAGGGTGTTCATTATCACCATTGTTGAACAAAGAGATAGCCCTGTTCATCATTCTGCAAAtaaattacgttttaataatttattcctaaatatgtttaattattgttaaaataagCTAACTTAAGATTTACAAAAAAATGGCAGGAAAATACCTTTTTATGTTGAGAAGAGTCAGCTATGGTGGAGCAACAGAGAAAAAACACAGAGCAGAAGATGGAGaagaaagaattttttttttaagtgttttgttgttgttttgatgtgcatggaatgttaaatactctgttttttgagagcctcaacggctatatttttgtaaaaagctaactgaaatgaatttccctttatttaattattggtaaatggtaaatgtaactgtttttttgtcgtttagtgccttttatttagtttccttttaatttaaatgcattttaacggacgttagtgacggaaaacaaaaagcagcgGATTCCATCCAAAcgcagggacctaaatgctccttttgaaacttgagggacctaactgctccttttggcaaagtttagggacctgcaGATCTATTTACTCATCTAAAATTTTCAAACAACTCaaccaataatattattttttgcagGTGACCCatattcaattaaaataatacacATTATCTCATTTCACATTAGCttttctaataaattaatatttgatAACTGTTTTAGACAAATTATACCTAGGGTCGAATTTGTCGGAGGGAGGGGTGCTAATAATCCGAATAAGCAACATAATATAAAGATGATGAGAACAAGGATAAGAAACTCTTACGAAAAGGGGGAGAGGGGTAGTATATTATTATC encodes:
- the LOC110791820 gene encoding uncharacterized protein, encoding MLKKLAESKLEGGLNLGDDFDGYSDLDSPSESEDEDDVGYLVAPQHHKRGRGKQKQNDTETEEREATFYVGQQFENPKTFRKAIIDYSIDKGRNIPFSKNDSTRVCAECEHKDKGCKWRIWASWERGRRSFTVKTFVSEHTCGRTPIIKKMTSHWIAEHYQNLFKVNPYMRVQDIQETIWLEKGIRVSKDKAARARRRGQALIVGEYKEQYALLPRYAAEILRSNPGNTVKLKLDANVFDILYLCFEALRKGFLAGCRPFISLDGCFLKGPFGGQLLVAVGRDGNNQMFPLAWAVCEVESTDTWSWFLELLATDLGTSEGAGYTFMSDQQKGLLAAVSNVFPQAESRVCARHVYCNFRGVFGGGLEYRKQFWTIAKSNTVNHFNENIEVMRGISHEAAEDLLKRNYKKWCRAFYTPLSCCDSVDNNMSEVFNAYILSARHKPIITMLEDIREGLMERLHKKRDFIGKKEIMLCPRIQIQLEKHKIWARGWNAYWDGGFCYGVREGATQVKYVVDLNQHTCSCNAWQVSGIPCKHAIVAIWNKVDHPEQYVNAYFCKQTYMKAYEFLLEPLNGPQEWPTSDSIVVAPKVKKVNGRPKTKRRYGVGEVTASGKLKRTGCSMKCSLCGVIGHNKRGCKNAPKQQQHNNHATAEQTTPQQQHPRTSSAIPMHNRGVGIYTYPNGYQRIATPISQHFPTPQRQRPPAAFYSDHGGEQTIYSFPAHDFPLSQTQPSQGHTISSQALQDLAMARRLEKRP